Proteins encoded within one genomic window of Dermatophilus congolensis:
- a CDS encoding ATP-dependent helicase, producing the protein MNTPSDDTNPLAAFHPATRTWFTETFPAPTPAQHHAWNAINTGNDTLVVAPTGSGKTLAAFLTAIDRLAHTTPTPDTPPGVRVLYISPLKALAADVDRNLARPLRGIAAVARRTNTPQNTVTVGIRTGDTSTKDRRAMATTPPDILITTPESLYLLLTSAARTILRNVDMVIIDEIHSLTPTKRGAHLALSLERLDAYAGHRAQRIGLSATARPLDEVGKYLTGGLPYTLVQPPAHKEWDLDIVVPIEDMSLPGQPTGNPTGAASGNEERHSIWPHIENRLLDLITTHRSTLIFVNSRRVAERLTARVNEEWDTRNTPNETTTDTPTTPPPEPPILARAHHGSVSSEQRTHIEEALKSGQLPAVIATSSLELGIDMGEIDLVAHIDAPPSVASGLQRVGRAGHQVGARSHGIFLPTHRSDLIRTTVVCERMRAGLIETLHIPTNPLDVLAQHIVAMCAMDDWTLPELTNLIRRTASYATIPTTLLTSVLDMLAGRYPDENFAGLRPRIIWDRSTDTLTGRPGSQRIAVTSGGTIPDRGQFGVFLIGEGPGRRVGELEEEMVYESRVGDVFTLGTSSWRIEEITHDQVLVTPAPGIPGRLPFWRGDAEGREAELGAAIGAFMHEIATLPHDTAINRATTAGLDTWAATNLVTYIHEQKTATGAVPSQNTIILEIFPDELGDTQIVIHSPWGSRVNAPWSLAIAARLRQRFGIDPHPMHADDGIILRLPETTPTDDNTPTTHQLLTEIAELITIDPDEITDIITNEVGGSALFASRFRECASRALLLPRRNPAARQALWQQRRRSAQLLEVASRYPEFPIVLETLRECMQDVFDVPALKTLMTNLTNRRTRIHAINTPTPSPMARTLLFGYIAQFLYEGDSPLAERRAAALSIDPELLADILGTHTTSMRELLDPTIVEHTEAQLQALDPERSPRNIEETFDLIRRIGPLTTTEITTRTHPHTDTTTTTTWIYELHNRRRIMPITMAGEQRWAPVEDAGRLLDALGITPPSWVPSAHLTPPQNPLTDLIIRYARCHAPFTTTDLATRLGLGEHIIRTHLHHLENTGNIITGELHPANTGQDHCDPEILRLLRRRSLAALRAQVEPVTPTTYAQYLTTWHGITTETGTPQPQEHGTEGLLHVIEQLAGYRLPASALETLILPTRITNYTPTLLDDLLTRGEITWQGNGSTAGDDGWISLHLTDDAPNTLHTPTTTPPPESIHATILTILATGGGFFFPTLANTVREHITTTNPTTPPPNNTTISDALWDLVWDGHIVNDTFTPMRALLNSTRTTHKQRPRPPRPTRLTRRNLRTPTRTTTPDPTPPRLQGRWSLLPPTETDPTTRTLTTADILLERHGILTRAAATSENTDGGFTPIYRILTHAEETGNIRRGYFIEGLGASQFATNAALDQLRTHNENNRIDTTPPQPPALILAATDPANPYGAALPWPTTNNNENTTHRPGRKAGALVILHTGKLCAYIERGGRTLLTFGDNTTHAHTTATALSTIIDTGRLPQLTITTIDGTPALQAQNHPLHTHLLNNGFHLTPNGLRKRHARR; encoded by the coding sequence ATGAACACCCCCAGCGACGACACCAACCCCCTAGCCGCCTTCCACCCAGCCACCCGCACCTGGTTCACCGAAACCTTCCCCGCCCCCACCCCCGCACAACACCACGCCTGGAACGCCATCAACACCGGCAACGACACCCTCGTCGTCGCACCCACCGGATCAGGAAAAACTCTCGCCGCCTTCCTCACCGCCATCGACCGCCTCGCCCACACCACCCCCACCCCCGACACACCCCCCGGCGTACGCGTCCTCTACATCTCCCCACTCAAAGCCCTCGCCGCCGACGTCGACCGCAACCTCGCCCGCCCCCTACGCGGCATCGCCGCCGTCGCACGCCGCACCAACACACCCCAAAACACCGTCACCGTCGGCATCCGCACCGGCGACACCAGCACCAAAGACCGCCGCGCCATGGCAACCACACCCCCCGACATCCTCATCACCACCCCCGAATCTCTCTACCTCCTCCTCACCTCTGCAGCACGCACCATCCTGCGCAACGTCGACATGGTCATCATCGACGAAATCCACTCCCTCACCCCCACCAAACGCGGAGCACACCTAGCCCTAAGCCTCGAACGCCTCGACGCATACGCCGGACACCGCGCCCAACGCATCGGCCTATCCGCAACCGCCCGCCCCCTCGACGAAGTCGGCAAATACCTCACCGGAGGTCTGCCCTACACCCTCGTCCAACCCCCCGCACACAAAGAATGGGACCTTGACATCGTCGTCCCCATCGAAGACATGTCCCTACCAGGCCAACCCACCGGAAACCCCACCGGCGCCGCATCCGGCAACGAAGAACGCCACTCCATCTGGCCCCACATCGAAAACCGACTCCTAGACCTCATCACCACCCACCGCAGCACCCTCATCTTCGTCAACTCCCGCCGCGTCGCCGAACGCCTCACCGCCCGCGTCAACGAAGAATGGGACACCCGCAACACCCCCAACGAAACCACCACCGACACCCCCACCACACCCCCACCCGAACCACCAATCCTCGCCCGCGCCCACCACGGATCCGTCAGCAGCGAACAACGAACCCACATCGAAGAAGCCCTCAAAAGCGGCCAACTCCCCGCAGTCATCGCCACCAGCAGCCTCGAACTAGGCATCGACATGGGCGAAATCGACCTCGTCGCCCACATCGACGCACCCCCCAGCGTCGCCTCCGGACTCCAACGCGTCGGCCGCGCCGGCCACCAAGTCGGAGCCCGATCACACGGCATCTTCCTACCCACCCACCGATCCGACCTCATCCGCACCACCGTCGTCTGCGAACGCATGCGCGCCGGACTCATCGAAACACTCCACATCCCCACCAACCCACTAGACGTCCTCGCCCAACACATCGTCGCCATGTGCGCCATGGACGACTGGACCCTCCCCGAACTCACCAACCTCATCCGCCGCACCGCCTCCTACGCCACCATCCCCACCACCCTCCTCACCTCCGTCCTCGACATGCTCGCCGGACGCTACCCCGACGAAAACTTCGCCGGACTACGCCCCCGCATCATCTGGGACCGCAGCACCGACACCCTCACCGGCCGCCCCGGCTCCCAACGCATCGCCGTCACCAGCGGCGGAACAATCCCCGACCGCGGCCAATTCGGGGTCTTCCTCATCGGCGAAGGCCCCGGCCGCCGCGTCGGCGAACTCGAAGAAGAAATGGTCTACGAATCCCGCGTCGGCGACGTCTTCACCCTCGGCACCTCATCCTGGCGAATCGAAGAAATCACCCACGACCAAGTACTCGTCACCCCAGCCCCCGGCATCCCCGGACGCCTCCCCTTCTGGCGCGGCGACGCCGAAGGACGCGAAGCCGAACTCGGCGCCGCAATCGGCGCCTTCATGCACGAAATCGCCACACTCCCCCACGACACCGCCATCAACCGCGCCACCACCGCAGGCCTAGACACCTGGGCCGCCACCAACCTCGTCACCTACATCCACGAACAAAAAACCGCCACCGGCGCCGTACCCAGCCAAAACACCATCATCCTCGAAATCTTCCCCGACGAACTCGGCGACACCCAGATCGTCATCCACTCCCCCTGGGGCTCCCGCGTCAACGCACCCTGGTCCCTAGCCATCGCCGCCCGCCTACGCCAACGATTCGGCATCGACCCCCACCCCATGCACGCCGACGACGGCATCATCCTGCGCCTACCCGAAACCACCCCCACCGACGACAACACCCCCACCACCCACCAACTCCTCACCGAAATCGCCGAACTCATCACCATCGACCCCGACGAAATCACCGACATCATCACCAACGAAGTCGGCGGATCAGCCCTCTTCGCCTCCCGATTCCGCGAATGCGCATCCCGCGCCCTCCTCCTGCCCCGCCGCAACCCCGCCGCACGCCAAGCCCTCTGGCAACAACGACGCCGCTCCGCCCAACTCCTCGAAGTCGCCAGTCGCTACCCAGAATTCCCCATCGTCCTAGAAACACTGCGCGAATGCATGCAAGACGTCTTCGACGTCCCCGCCCTCAAAACCCTCATGACCAACCTCACCAACCGGCGAACCCGCATCCACGCCATCAACACCCCCACCCCCTCCCCCATGGCACGCACCCTCCTATTCGGATACATCGCCCAATTCCTCTACGAAGGCGACTCCCCCCTCGCCGAACGCCGCGCAGCAGCCCTATCCATCGACCCCGAACTCCTCGCCGACATCCTGGGCACCCACACCACCAGCATGCGCGAACTCCTCGACCCCACCATCGTCGAACACACCGAAGCCCAACTCCAAGCACTCGACCCCGAACGCAGCCCACGCAACATCGAAGAAACCTTCGACCTCATCCGCCGCATCGGCCCCCTCACCACCACCGAAATCACCACCCGCACCCACCCCCACACAGACACCACAACCACCACCACCTGGATCTACGAACTACACAACCGCCGCCGCATCATGCCCATCACCATGGCCGGCGAACAACGCTGGGCCCCCGTCGAAGACGCCGGCAGACTCCTCGACGCCCTCGGCATCACCCCACCATCATGGGTCCCCTCCGCCCACCTCACCCCACCCCAAAACCCCCTCACCGACCTCATCATCCGCTACGCCCGCTGCCACGCACCCTTCACCACCACCGACCTAGCCACCCGACTAGGACTCGGCGAACACATCATCCGCACCCACCTGCACCACCTCGAAAACACCGGCAACATCATCACCGGCGAACTACACCCCGCAAACACCGGACAAGACCACTGCGACCCCGAAATCCTGCGCCTCCTACGCCGCCGCAGCCTCGCAGCACTACGCGCCCAAGTCGAACCCGTCACCCCCACCACCTACGCCCAATACCTCACCACCTGGCACGGCATCACCACCGAAACCGGCACACCACAACCCCAAGAACACGGCACCGAAGGACTCCTGCACGTCATCGAACAACTCGCCGGATACCGCCTACCAGCCAGCGCCCTCGAAACCCTCATCCTGCCCACCCGCATCACCAACTACACCCCAACACTCCTCGACGACCTCCTCACCCGCGGCGAAATCACCTGGCAAGGAAACGGCTCCACCGCAGGCGACGACGGATGGATCTCCCTACACCTCACCGACGACGCCCCCAACACCCTCCACACCCCCACCACAACCCCACCACCAGAAAGCATCCACGCCACCATCCTGACCATCCTCGCCACCGGCGGCGGATTCTTCTTCCCCACCCTGGCCAACACCGTCCGCGAACACATCACCACCACCAACCCCACCACCCCACCACCAAACAACACCACCATCAGCGACGCCCTCTGGGACCTCGTCTGGGACGGACACATCGTCAACGACACCTTCACCCCCATGCGCGCCCTACTCAACAGCACCCGCACCACCCACAAACAACGCCCCCGACCACCACGCCCCACACGACTAACCCGACGCAACCTACGCACCCCCACCCGCACCACCACCCCCGACCCCACACCACCACGACTCCAAGGACGCTGGTCCCTCCTACCACCAACCGAAACAGACCCCACAACCCGCACCCTCACCACCGCCGACATCCTCCTCGAACGCCACGGCATCCTCACCCGCGCAGCCGCCACCAGCGAAAACACCGACGGCGGATTCACCCCCATCTACCGCATCCTCACCCACGCCGAAGAAACAGGAAATATCCGCCGCGGCTACTTCATCGAAGGACTCGGCGCCTCCCAATTCGCCACCAACGCCGCCCTAGACCAACTCCGCACCCACAACGAAAACAACAGAATCGACACAACCCCACCACAACCCCCCGCACTCATCCTCGCCGCCACCGACCCCGCCAACCCCTACGGCGCAGCCCTCCCCTGGCCCACCACCAACAACAACGAAAACACCACCCACCGCCCCGGCCGCAAAGCAGGCGCCCTCGTCATCCTCCACACCGGAAAACTCTGCGCCTACATCGAACGAGGAGGACGCACCCTCCTCACCTTCGGCGACAACACCACCCACGCCCACACCACCGCCACCGCACTAAGCACCATCATCGACACCGGCCGCCTCCCCCAACTCACCATCACCACCATCGACGGCACCCCCGCCCTCCAAGCACAAAATCACCCACTCCACACCCACCTACTCAACAACGGATTCCACCTCACCCCCAATGGACTAAGAAAACGCCATGCCAGAAGGTGA
- a CDS encoding rhodanese-like domain-containing protein produces MTRSEHITAAQADTWIHSPDAPTLLDVRTPAEFASTHIAGSINAPIDLIEKDAARIGAAIPNDVLLICRTDNRAHAAAKALAPTMGGKIHVLVGGMTQWEKEHRPVENGQGGPWAMDRQVRTVAGALALSSIAASTIAPKAKWLAGGIGAGLLYAGLSDTCAMAKLLDKMPWNQVNNSPTTETILTALTHKKN; encoded by the coding sequence ATGACCCGCTCCGAACACATCACCGCCGCACAAGCAGACACCTGGATCCACAGCCCCGACGCCCCCACCCTCCTCGACGTCCGCACACCAGCAGAATTCGCCAGCACCCACATCGCCGGATCCATCAACGCACCCATCGACCTCATCGAAAAAGACGCCGCCCGCATCGGCGCAGCCATCCCCAACGACGTCCTCCTCATTTGCCGCACCGACAACCGCGCCCACGCCGCAGCCAAAGCCCTCGCCCCCACCATGGGCGGAAAAATCCACGTCCTCGTCGGCGGCATGACCCAATGGGAAAAAGAACACCGACCCGTAGAAAACGGACAAGGCGGCCCCTGGGCCATGGACCGCCAAGTCCGCACCGTCGCCGGCGCACTCGCCCTAAGCAGCATCGCCGCAAGCACCATCGCCCCCAAAGCCAAATGGCTCGCCGGAGGCATCGGCGCAGGCCTGCTCTACGCAGGCCTATCCGACACCTGCGCCATGGCAAAACTCCTCGACAAAATGCCCTGGAACCAGGTCAACAACTCCCCCACCACCGAAACCATCCTCACCGCCCTGACACACAAGAAAAACTAA
- a CDS encoding sulfite exporter TauE/SafE family protein encodes MDWWIPPLALAVGALMGALGGGGAILTVPILTTLIGQTPRAATTGSLIIVGLSALIGVIPHLKTGRAKIADGLTFGVLGSAGALIGSHLSATVRGPVLMVAFCALLLLVAAVMIRKQIRAAPTGTTRRGWIARIGAATGVGLLTGFFGVGGGFVIVPALTLIMGLEMPAAVATSLLVIAINSATSLASRATQELPLDWATLLPFAALTAFGTLLGGRLTTRINQRALNLAFIALLILLALGLAAQNLPELINQ; translated from the coding sequence ATGGACTGGTGGATCCCCCCATTAGCCCTAGCCGTCGGTGCCCTCATGGGCGCCCTCGGCGGAGGCGGAGCCATCCTCACAGTCCCCATCCTCACCACCCTGATAGGGCAAACACCACGCGCAGCAACCACCGGCTCACTCATCATCGTGGGCCTGTCCGCCCTCATCGGCGTCATCCCACACCTGAAAACCGGGCGAGCCAAAATCGCCGACGGCCTCACCTTCGGAGTCTTAGGGTCAGCAGGCGCGCTCATCGGCTCCCACCTATCAGCCACGGTGCGCGGCCCAGTGCTCATGGTCGCTTTCTGTGCACTCCTGCTTCTTGTCGCAGCAGTGATGATTCGCAAACAAATCCGCGCCGCCCCCACCGGCACAACACGCCGCGGCTGGATCGCCCGCATCGGCGCAGCAACCGGCGTCGGCCTACTCACCGGGTTCTTCGGGGTCGGAGGAGGATTCGTCATCGTGCCCGCCCTGACTCTCATCATGGGCCTAGAAATGCCCGCAGCCGTAGCCACATCCCTGCTCGTCATCGCGATCAACTCAGCAACCTCACTGGCATCCCGCGCCACCCAAGAACTCCCCCTGGACTGGGCCACCCTTCTTCCATTCGCTGCACTCACAGCCTTCGGAACTCTCCTAGGAGGACGATTAACCACCCGTATCAATCAACGCGCCCTCAACCTCGCATTCATCGCCCTACTCATCCTCCTAGCCCTGGGCTTGGCTGCACAAAACCTGCCCGAACTCATCAACCAGTAA
- a CDS encoding MBL fold metallo-hydrolase: MLFTQHYLDCLSQASYVIGDETTKKAIIIDPRRDTDDYLNEATENGMNIIGVINTHFHADFVSGHLELAEKTGAWIGYGEKATPDFTHRPLTHGERISLGEVTLEILATPGHTPESISILVYEHADDDVPYGVLTGDALFIGDVGRPDLLASSGTTAEELGRNLYHSIQHTLMSLPDEVRVFPGHGAGSACGKNLSTEKQSTIGEQRRTNYACTPMSEQEFVDIVTAGQPAPPAYFAYDATLNKKHRPTLGNRVTPALNNTELDHALNNGALILDTRATEEFTAAHLRGSISVPFDGRTAETVGMLLTPEQRIILITPEGLEQETTMRLGRIGYDHVLGYLPRLDSYLSEHPEKAGQANRLEVHELDNAAPHTQLLDVRGPGEAAEGAIPNTINIPLPQLAQRLNELDKNRPVIVSCAGGWRSNVAASYLRHQGFSNVADLIGGYNAWADAHSMAH, encoded by the coding sequence ATGCTCTTCACCCAGCACTACCTCGACTGCCTCTCACAGGCCTCATACGTCATCGGTGACGAAACAACAAAGAAAGCCATCATCATCGACCCCCGACGCGACACCGACGACTACCTCAACGAAGCCACCGAAAACGGCATGAACATCATCGGAGTCATCAACACCCACTTCCACGCCGACTTCGTCTCCGGACACCTCGAGCTGGCAGAAAAAACCGGAGCCTGGATCGGATACGGCGAAAAAGCCACCCCCGACTTCACCCACCGACCACTCACACACGGCGAGCGCATCAGCCTCGGAGAAGTCACCCTCGAAATCCTGGCCACCCCCGGACACACCCCCGAATCAATCAGCATCCTCGTCTACGAACACGCAGACGACGACGTGCCCTACGGCGTACTCACCGGCGATGCACTCTTCATCGGTGACGTCGGACGACCAGACCTCCTAGCATCCAGCGGCACCACCGCCGAAGAACTCGGCCGCAACCTCTACCACTCCATCCAACACACCCTGATGTCCCTACCCGATGAAGTCCGCGTCTTCCCCGGACACGGCGCCGGATCAGCCTGCGGCAAAAACCTCTCCACCGAAAAACAATCAACAATCGGTGAACAACGCCGCACCAACTACGCCTGCACGCCCATGAGCGAACAAGAATTCGTCGATATCGTCACCGCAGGCCAACCAGCCCCTCCCGCCTACTTCGCCTACGACGCCACACTCAACAAAAAACACCGCCCCACCCTCGGCAACAGGGTCACACCAGCCCTGAACAACACCGAACTCGACCACGCCCTCAACAACGGCGCCCTCATCCTCGACACACGCGCAACCGAAGAATTCACCGCAGCGCATCTACGCGGATCCATCAGCGTTCCCTTCGACGGGCGGACCGCCGAAACTGTCGGCATGCTCCTCACACCCGAACAACGCATCATCCTCATCACCCCCGAAGGGCTCGAACAAGAAACAACCATGCGCCTTGGCCGCATTGGATACGACCACGTCCTCGGATACCTCCCCCGCCTCGACAGCTACCTCAGCGAACACCCAGAGAAAGCCGGACAGGCCAACCGCCTCGAAGTTCACGAGCTCGACAACGCTGCGCCACACACACAACTACTCGACGTACGTGGCCCCGGCGAAGCAGCAGAAGGCGCCATCCCCAACACCATCAACATCCCCCTGCCGCAGCTAGCCCAACGACTCAACGAACTAGACAAAAACCGCCCAGTGATCGTCTCCTGCGCCGGAGGGTGGCGATCCAACGTCGCCGCAAGCTACCTACGCCACCAAGGATTCAGCAACGTCGCAGACCTCATCGGCGGCTACAACGCCTGGGCCGACGCACACTCAATGGCGCACTGA
- a CDS encoding DUF3046 domain-containing protein translates to MRLSEFWRLMDEEFGAARAQVLASHQSVTALGGGTPDELLESGVEPRRVWEALVEQMGVPPERRLGRVVPLQENRDKY, encoded by the coding sequence ATGCGTCTTAGTGAGTTTTGGCGGTTGATGGATGAGGAGTTCGGGGCTGCGCGTGCGCAGGTTTTGGCGTCGCATCAGAGTGTGACGGCGTTGGGTGGGGGTACTCCTGATGAGCTCCTGGAGTCTGGTGTTGAGCCGCGGCGGGTATGGGAGGCATTGGTGGAACAGATGGGGGTGCCGCCGGAGCGGCGGCTGGGGCGAGTTGTTCCATTGCAGGAGAATCGCGATAAGTACTGA
- the recA gene encoding recombinase RecA has protein sequence MAQIEKAYGKGAVMRLGDQVRPALGVIPTGSIALDVALGVGGLPRGRVIEIYGPESSGKTTVALHAVASAQKAGGIAAFIDAEHALDPEYARALGVDTDALLVSQPDTGEQALEITDMLIRSGAIDIIVVDSVAALVPRAEIEGEMGDSHVGLQARLMSQALRKITGALNSTGTTAIFINQLREKIGVMFGNPETTTGGKALKFYASVRLDIRRIETLKDGSDPVGNRTRAKVVKNKVSPPFKQAEFDILYGQGISREGSLIDMGVEHGIIRKAGAWYTYEGDQLGQGKENVRNFLKDNPELAQEVERRIKEKLGIIPGAEAPAEAVEGGAGGDEAPVAF, from the coding sequence ATGGCCCAGATCGAAAAGGCCTACGGCAAGGGTGCTGTGATGCGCTTGGGTGATCAGGTGCGCCCGGCATTGGGGGTTATTCCGACGGGGTCGATTGCGTTGGATGTGGCGCTGGGTGTGGGTGGTCTTCCTCGTGGCCGGGTGATTGAGATTTACGGTCCGGAGTCTTCGGGTAAGACGACTGTGGCGTTGCATGCGGTGGCTAGTGCGCAGAAAGCCGGGGGGATCGCGGCGTTCATTGATGCTGAGCACGCTTTGGATCCGGAGTATGCCCGGGCTTTGGGTGTGGACACTGATGCGTTGTTGGTGAGCCAGCCGGACACTGGTGAGCAGGCGCTTGAGATCACCGATATGTTGATCCGCTCGGGAGCTATCGACATCATCGTCGTTGACTCGGTAGCGGCTTTGGTTCCGCGCGCGGAGATCGAAGGCGAGATGGGTGATTCGCATGTGGGGTTGCAGGCGCGGTTGATGAGCCAGGCCCTTCGTAAGATCACGGGTGCATTGAACAGCACGGGCACGACGGCAATTTTCATTAACCAGCTTCGCGAGAAGATCGGCGTGATGTTCGGTAACCCGGAGACCACCACAGGTGGTAAGGCGTTGAAGTTCTACGCCTCGGTGCGTCTGGATATTCGCCGTATTGAGACGTTGAAGGATGGCAGCGACCCGGTGGGTAACCGTACGCGCGCCAAGGTGGTTAAGAACAAGGTTTCTCCGCCGTTCAAGCAGGCCGAGTTCGACATTCTGTATGGTCAGGGCATTTCGCGTGAGGGCAGCCTCATTGACATGGGTGTGGAGCACGGGATTATCCGTAAGGCTGGGGCCTGGTACACCTACGAGGGCGACCAACTCGGTCAAGGCAAGGAGAATGTCCGTAACTTCCTCAAAGACAACCCGGAGTTGGCGCAAGAGGTTGAGCGGCGTATCAAGGAAAAGCTGGGCATCATTCCCGGCGCTGAGGCGCCTGCGGAAGCTGTAGAAGGCGGCGCGGGGGGCGATGAAGCGCCTGTTGCGTTCTGA
- a CDS encoding regulatory protein RecX produces MSDDARLARAREAMAQAVAQASRSSQSEGSGALSVSADYAQAKRIALRKLAAAPRSRAQLAEAITAKDIPQETADQVLDRLEDAGLVDDAAYAQMLVRSLRDSKGLSKRSLEMELAKRGVEATIVEDAVEHLDVERDKEAARAVVDKKLRSMSGLDIETKKRRLLGLLGRRGYSAGVAFSVVAQALDALPEHARD; encoded by the coding sequence ATGAGTGACGATGCACGGTTGGCGCGCGCTCGTGAGGCGATGGCGCAGGCAGTAGCGCAGGCGAGTAGGTCTTCGCAGTCCGAGGGGTCAGGTGCATTGTCGGTTTCTGCCGACTACGCACAAGCTAAACGGATTGCGCTGCGTAAGTTAGCGGCGGCACCAAGGTCTCGGGCACAGCTTGCTGAGGCGATCACGGCTAAAGACATTCCGCAGGAAACAGCTGATCAGGTCTTGGACCGTTTGGAAGACGCTGGTTTGGTTGATGATGCGGCTTACGCACAGATGTTGGTGCGTAGCTTGCGGGATTCTAAGGGACTGTCGAAGCGGTCGCTGGAGATGGAACTGGCCAAGAGAGGCGTGGAGGCCACGATCGTTGAAGATGCTGTTGAGCATCTTGACGTGGAGCGTGATAAAGAGGCTGCTCGCGCAGTTGTCGATAAGAAGCTGCGGTCGATGAGTGGCCTTGACATTGAAACGAAGAAACGTCGCCTGCTGGGTTTGCTTGGTCGGCGAGGGTATTCGGCAGGTGTCGCGTTTTCGGTGGTTGCTCAGGCTTTGGATGCTTTGCCTGAGCATGCTCGGGATTGA
- the miaB gene encoding tRNA (N6-isopentenyl adenosine(37)-C2)-methylthiotransferase MiaB, producing MTTYQVRTHGCQMNVHDSERLAGLLEAAGYVDYESVPPTERLEEPDIVVFNTCAVRENADNKLYGNLGQLRPAKTKNPDMQIAVGGCMAQKDKDLIVAKAPWVDVVFGTHNIGSLPVLLERARHNKKAEVEILESLETFPSTLPTRRDSAYAGWVSISVGCNNTCTYCIVPALRGKEQDRRPGDILAEVKALVAEGVLEVTLLGQNVNTYGVEFGDRGAFAKLLRACGDIDGLERVRFTSPHPAAFTDDVISAMAETPNVMPSLHMPLQSGSDSVLRAMRRSYRSEKFLGIIERVREQIPHAAITTDIIVGFPGETDQDFEDTLEVVRASRFSSAFTFQYSIRPGTPAATMDNQIPKEVVQERFNRLVALQDEISWEQNRALEGQTVEVLVAPFEGRKDVETARMSGRARDNRLVHFSLPEGLSESERPRPGDLVDVAVTYGAPHHLVADSAVAQNPDERVFSVRRTIGGDAWERLEGNPVPHKPTVSLGLPTIGARPQTASTGACGSC from the coding sequence ATGACGACTTATCAAGTGCGCACTCACGGGTGCCAGATGAATGTGCATGATTCCGAGCGTCTTGCGGGGCTCTTGGAGGCCGCGGGGTACGTGGATTACGAATCGGTTCCACCGACTGAACGTTTGGAAGAGCCAGACATTGTCGTGTTCAACACGTGCGCAGTGCGTGAGAACGCGGACAACAAGCTCTACGGCAACTTGGGGCAGTTGCGTCCAGCCAAGACGAAAAACCCCGACATGCAGATCGCTGTTGGTGGATGCATGGCGCAGAAAGACAAAGACCTCATCGTTGCTAAAGCGCCGTGGGTCGATGTTGTTTTCGGTACGCACAACATCGGGTCGTTGCCGGTGCTGTTGGAGCGGGCACGTCACAACAAGAAGGCTGAGGTGGAGATCCTCGAGTCTTTGGAGACATTCCCCTCGACGTTGCCGACGAGGCGTGACTCGGCTTACGCCGGCTGGGTGTCGATTTCGGTGGGCTGTAACAACACCTGCACCTACTGCATTGTTCCGGCGTTGCGCGGTAAAGAGCAGGACCGCCGCCCGGGCGACATCCTCGCTGAAGTTAAGGCACTCGTGGCCGAGGGTGTCCTTGAAGTGACACTGCTTGGGCAGAACGTGAACACCTATGGGGTGGAGTTCGGGGACCGTGGCGCATTCGCTAAGTTGCTGCGCGCCTGCGGTGATATCGATGGCCTGGAGCGTGTGCGTTTCACTAGCCCACATCCGGCGGCGTTCACTGATGACGTCATCTCCGCCATGGCAGAAACGCCGAATGTGATGCCGAGCCTGCATATGCCGTTGCAGTCCGGTTCGGATTCGGTGCTGCGAGCGATGCGCCGCTCGTACCGTAGCGAGAAGTTCCTGGGCATCATTGAGCGAGTCCGGGAGCAGATCCCGCACGCGGCGATCACTACGGACATCATCGTGGGATTCCCGGGCGAAACAGATCAAGATTTCGAAGACACTCTTGAGGTTGTTCGGGCCTCGCGGTTCTCCAGTGCATTCACGTTCCAGTACTCGATCCGCCCCGGCACCCCGGCAGCGACGATGGATAACCAAATCCCCAAAGAGGTTGTCCAGGAACGCTTCAACCGGTTGGTTGCGTTGCAGGACGAGATCAGCTGGGAACAAAACCGTGCCCTTGAAGGCCAGACGGTTGAGGTGCTTGTCGCTCCGTTTGAGGGCCGTAAAGATGTAGAGACTGCGCGGATGTCTGGCCGGGCACGCGATAACCGTCTCGTGCATTTCTCGTTGCCTGAGGGACTGTCGGAGTCCGAACGCCCCCGCCCAGGAGACCTTGTCGATGTGGCAGTGACCTATGGGGCCCCGCACCACTTGGTTGCCGACTCGGCAGTGGCCCAGAACCCAGACGAGCGGGTTTTCTCCGTGCGCCGCACCATCGGTGGTGACGCGTGGGAACGTCTAGAAGGCAACCCGGTTCCGCACAAACCAACGGTCAGCTTGGGGCTACCGACTATAGGTGCGCGGCCACAAACTGCATCTACCGGAGCCTGCGGAAGCTGCTGA